One Turneriella parva DSM 21527 genomic region harbors:
- a CDS encoding PsbP-related protein gives MLILALGAAEPEKKPLSFKSAKNRFSFSYPADWNLQELEGGKFVTVTSADSAASFSVTVAEIKRGRDACEYLAERAAASEAKPANLLPEDKRAITAAERKFMAVDDGCLAAYQLEAGGKEVIQGVGVYVKRGQVFIVEQKLLLADHARFGATLSDLARSFKTN, from the coding sequence GTGCTGATTCTTGCTCTCGGCGCGGCCGAACCGGAGAAAAAGCCGCTGAGTTTCAAGAGCGCCAAAAACCGCTTTTCCTTTAGCTATCCTGCTGACTGGAACCTGCAAGAGCTCGAGGGCGGCAAATTCGTGACGGTCACGTCGGCCGATTCTGCGGCAAGTTTCAGCGTCACCGTTGCTGAAATCAAACGCGGCCGCGATGCGTGCGAATATTTGGCAGAGCGCGCCGCCGCTTCTGAGGCAAAGCCAGCCAATCTCTTACCCGAAGATAAGCGCGCGATCACCGCTGCTGAACGAAAGTTCATGGCCGTCGATGATGGTTGCCTTGCTGCATACCAGCTCGAAGCCGGCGGCAAAGAAGTTATTCAGGGTGTAGGCGTTTATGTCAAACGCGGGCAGGTATTCATCGTCGAGCAAAAACTGCTGCTGGCAGACCATGCCAGGTTCGGTGCGACGCTGAGCGATCTGGCCCGTTCTTTCAAGACGAACTGA
- a CDS encoding YraN family protein, whose amino-acid sequence MKTVTVTQVAAKMVSGAWQAAKLGAVNAEENIAARFLRLAGYQVLSRNDRRFAAEIDLLVRSTDGSELCIVEIKRRRQHAGYPLISETQRERLVSAAGAIMQEIGVYTNVRLLLMVVDAERESAEIIGDISLA is encoded by the coding sequence GTGAAAACGGTTACAGTCACGCAGGTCGCTGCAAAAATGGTTTCAGGCGCGTGGCAGGCCGCCAAATTGGGGGCAGTGAACGCCGAAGAAAACATTGCTGCCCGGTTTCTGCGGCTTGCCGGTTATCAGGTGCTTTCACGCAATGACAGACGTTTCGCGGCCGAAATTGATCTGCTTGTGCGCTCGACCGATGGCTCAGAGCTCTGCATCGTCGAAATCAAGCGCCGCCGGCAGCACGCAGGTTATCCCCTGATTTCTGAAACGCAGCGCGAACGGCTCGTTTCGGCGGCGGGCGCTATCATGCAAGAGATCGGCGTCTATACGAACGTGCGCCTTTTGCTCATGGTCGTCGACGCAGAGCGCGAAAGCGCAGAAATCATCGGCGATATTTCTTTGGCTTAG
- the sppA gene encoding signal peptide peptidase SppA, whose amino-acid sequence MTRWLSLLFNTFTSRALLAIACLFISQSAFAQTAPVQSDALQTNRMIDTPNLPQKSVATSDDTTSLYFNPAGLGYHALQLGYFYGRNQQNRLDDHMLFLNLLGIAFSTQWRLGDTNDYARRYTLGMGIINTASFSLGTSYSWYSSSFGYLDRYNQWDIGAIFRPWRRLSIGAVGRALNKPLFQGQIFETNWDLGVGIRPLPGKYVENLTLSADFNVTPSSTWSTVRPKFIAEASLWPGNTLYAGYAENTGAFFGLRFAQYISQLSLQASTPSDAGAFLGGGILIGRERYATGITALGRYLEIRLDDPVPERKQEGFFFLSENFTFLELIRTVEAAKKDAQIRGILITGRDFHGGWGQAEELRAALVSFQQKKPVYAYLENAGNKEYYIASMADRIFMPQSAMLDVSGLKAEAYFVKDLLNKVGVKADFIALGDYKSAPDRMTRSEPTKFDREQLEGILKSGVGEMKAAILAGRLRVKDVNLDGIMDKGFYSATRAQEVGLIDETAYMTDVENQLTAQGISAMPWRIPAAEYAKTRFYDDTWGTKPAIAVVVLSGEIMSGTSRSEGLFNGGTVGSDTILELMDHIKDDHNIKGMVLRIDSPGGSSLASDIMWNKIREVKKIRGNDFPIVVSIGNVAASGGYYLAVGGDEILASNNSITGSIGIFTGKFNIKGLYDWLGVRKYTFKTHKNAALYTESDSFSDEERLLIREHLTEFYDLFLKRVGDNRGQSAEAIKPLAGGRVYSGKDAIAKKLVDKQGGLLLALQIVREKADIDDSYYNLQVYPSEAQNLLSLGDPRKLMLPGLIREAARLVGKTESIKDEKMLFLMPYEIEIR is encoded by the coding sequence ATGACGCGCTGGCTTTCGCTGCTATTCAATACGTTTACTTCGCGTGCGCTGTTGGCGATTGCCTGCCTGTTCATCTCTCAATCGGCCTTTGCGCAGACTGCACCCGTGCAGAGCGACGCGCTGCAGACGAACCGCATGATCGACACGCCGAATCTGCCGCAGAAATCGGTTGCGACTTCTGACGACACCACGAGCCTTTATTTCAACCCCGCAGGTCTCGGTTACCATGCGCTGCAGCTCGGCTATTTTTACGGGCGCAACCAGCAGAATCGTCTCGACGATCACATGCTGTTTCTTAACCTTCTCGGCATTGCCTTTTCGACGCAGTGGCGCCTCGGCGATACGAACGATTACGCGCGGCGCTATACGCTGGGTATGGGCATTATCAACACGGCGTCGTTTTCGCTCGGCACGTCGTACAGTTGGTACAGTTCATCTTTCGGTTATCTCGACCGCTACAACCAGTGGGATATCGGTGCGATCTTCAGGCCCTGGCGGCGGCTTTCCATTGGCGCCGTCGGTCGCGCGCTGAATAAACCGCTCTTTCAGGGGCAGATCTTCGAAACCAACTGGGATCTCGGCGTCGGCATCAGGCCGCTTCCCGGTAAGTATGTTGAAAACCTGACGCTTTCGGCAGACTTTAACGTGACGCCGTCATCGACCTGGTCGACCGTGCGGCCGAAATTTATCGCAGAAGCATCGCTCTGGCCGGGTAACACTCTGTACGCCGGCTACGCCGAGAACACCGGCGCGTTCTTCGGTCTGCGATTTGCACAGTATATCAGCCAGCTCTCCCTGCAGGCAAGTACGCCCAGCGACGCCGGCGCCTTTCTGGGGGGTGGCATTCTCATTGGGCGCGAACGCTACGCGACGGGCATCACGGCGCTCGGCCGCTACCTCGAAATTCGTCTCGATGACCCGGTACCTGAGCGCAAGCAAGAAGGGTTTTTCTTCTTATCTGAGAACTTCACTTTTCTCGAGCTGATTCGTACGGTTGAAGCCGCGAAGAAAGATGCGCAGATTCGCGGCATTCTGATTACTGGCCGCGATTTTCACGGCGGTTGGGGTCAGGCTGAAGAGCTGCGCGCGGCACTCGTGAGCTTTCAGCAGAAGAAGCCCGTGTATGCATACCTCGAAAATGCGGGCAACAAAGAGTATTACATCGCAAGCATGGCCGACCGCATCTTCATGCCACAATCGGCGATGCTCGATGTTTCGGGCCTCAAGGCCGAAGCATATTTTGTCAAAGACCTGCTGAATAAGGTAGGCGTCAAAGCCGACTTTATCGCGCTCGGTGATTACAAGTCGGCGCCCGATCGCATGACGCGTTCTGAGCCCACGAAATTCGACCGCGAGCAGCTCGAAGGTATTCTGAAATCGGGTGTCGGCGAAATGAAGGCTGCAATTCTCGCGGGCCGGCTGCGCGTCAAAGACGTCAATCTTGACGGCATTATGGATAAAGGTTTCTACTCGGCGACGCGCGCACAAGAAGTCGGGCTCATCGACGAGACAGCTTACATGACCGATGTTGAGAACCAACTCACAGCGCAGGGTATTTCGGCGATGCCCTGGCGCATACCGGCCGCAGAATACGCGAAGACGCGCTTTTACGACGATACCTGGGGCACCAAACCAGCGATCGCCGTCGTCGTGCTTTCGGGTGAGATCATGTCGGGCACATCGCGCTCTGAAGGCCTCTTTAATGGCGGCACCGTTGGCTCAGACACGATTCTCGAGCTGATGGACCATATCAAAGACGACCACAACATTAAGGGAATGGTGCTGCGTATCGATTCGCCCGGTGGCTCGAGCCTTGCGTCAGACATCATGTGGAACAAAATTCGCGAAGTGAAAAAAATACGCGGCAATGATTTCCCGATCGTGGTTTCGATTGGCAACGTGGCCGCGTCGGGCGGGTATTACCTCGCTGTCGGCGGCGATGAAATTCTCGCGAGCAACAACAGCATCACGGGCTCGATTGGCATTTTCACCGGCAAGTTTAACATCAAGGGACTCTATGACTGGCTTGGCGTGCGTAAGTATACCTTTAAGACCCATAAGAACGCAGCGCTCTATACCGAATCAGATAGTTTCAGCGATGAGGAGCGATTGCTCATACGCGAGCATTTAACTGAATTTTATGACCTCTTTCTCAAGCGTGTGGGCGATAACCGCGGGCAGTCTGCCGAGGCAATCAAGCCGCTGGCCGGCGGCCGGGTCTACAGCGGCAAAGATGCGATAGCCAAAAAGCTCGTCGATAAGCAGGGCGGGCTTCTGCTCGCGTTGCAAATCGTGCGTGAAAAAGCCGATATCGACGATAGCTATTACAACCTGCAGGTTTACCCGAGCGAAGCGCAGAACCTCTTGTCTCTCGGCGATCCGCGCAAGCTGATGCTGCCTGGACTCATTCGCGAAGCGGCGCGTCTCGTCGGTAAAACCGAAAGTATCAAAGATGAAAAGATGCTGTTTTTGATGCCGTACGAAATTGAGATCCGCTGA
- a CDS encoding FFLEELY motif protein, producing MAFGRKKKDKTEEPASALDGATSDELFIVDQVRKVQVDRLRQTYDDYFKNPEYTKISKYFFEQIYGAGDKASRDAAFNKIYEKLSAAVNPKRITRVTQLKQLNELTDELDLRVAREFIKSHKRHALTLEDFEACYRALNNKEERELQLQLLMETTRFFHRLAHVPLLGFVIKPTQFAARALGVEYIMEFFMEGYRSFKSVKNAEPFMQAIEDRERAYLNRLLP from the coding sequence ATGGCCTTCGGCAGAAAGAAAAAAGACAAGACCGAAGAGCCGGCCTCAGCGCTCGACGGGGCCACCTCTGACGAACTCTTTATCGTCGACCAGGTGCGTAAGGTTCAGGTCGACCGCCTCAGGCAGACTTACGACGATTACTTTAAAAACCCTGAATACACAAAAATTTCCAAATATTTTTTCGAGCAGATCTATGGTGCGGGCGATAAAGCCAGCCGCGACGCAGCTTTCAACAAAATCTATGAAAAGCTCTCGGCAGCCGTGAACCCGAAACGCATCACCCGGGTCACGCAGCTCAAGCAGCTGAACGAACTTACCGACGAACTCGACCTCAGGGTGGCTCGCGAGTTCATTAAGTCTCATAAACGCCACGCGCTGACTCTCGAAGACTTTGAAGCCTGCTATCGCGCACTAAATAATAAAGAAGAAAGGGAATTGCAGCTGCAACTTCTGATGGAAACCACGCGCTTCTTTCACCGGCTGGCGCATGTGCCGCTTTTGGGTTTTGTCATCAAACCGACGCAATTCGCTGCACGCGCGCTCGGCGTCGAATACATCATGGAATTTTTTATGGAAGGTTACCGTTCTTTTAAGTCGGTGAAAAATGCCGAGCCGTTCATGCAGGCGATCGAAGACCGCGAACGCGCTTACTTGAACCGCCTTCTGCCCTGA
- a CDS encoding enoyl-CoA hydratase/isomerase family protein, whose amino-acid sequence MPYQYLSTEKKTATLKSGQTAEYTLVTLNSPPMNALASGVFHDLDKLITELESARTRLAIITGAGKAFVAGADISEMRGMSVAAAKVYSELGHRIFSRMEASPVIFIAAVNGFAFGGGLELAMAADIRIFADSAQVGLPEPTLGLIPGFGGTQRLQRLVGLSNAAYLSLTSERIGADDALRIGLAAKVSPLANLIADAEAVALKVLTSGPQAIRILKHTILNGGDKPMPQALEFEAEQFSQLFSGAEAHEGLAAFLEKRPAKF is encoded by the coding sequence ATGCCATATCAATACCTGAGCACAGAGAAAAAAACAGCAACGCTGAAGTCTGGCCAGACAGCGGAATATACGCTGGTGACTCTGAACTCCCCCCCGATGAACGCTCTGGCATCAGGTGTTTTTCATGACCTCGACAAACTGATCACTGAGCTCGAATCGGCCCGCACGCGACTGGCGATTATCACAGGCGCAGGCAAAGCTTTTGTCGCAGGCGCTGACATCAGCGAAATGCGCGGCATGAGCGTCGCGGCAGCAAAAGTTTACTCAGAACTCGGCCACCGCATCTTTTCACGTATGGAGGCATCACCCGTTATTTTTATCGCTGCGGTAAACGGGTTTGCATTCGGCGGCGGGCTCGAACTCGCGATGGCGGCTGATATTCGTATCTTCGCAGACAGCGCGCAGGTTGGTCTGCCCGAGCCGACGCTCGGCCTTATACCCGGCTTTGGCGGCACGCAGCGCCTGCAGCGTCTGGTCGGATTAAGCAACGCTGCATACCTGTCGCTGACGTCAGAGCGAATCGGCGCAGACGACGCGCTGCGCATCGGTCTCGCGGCCAAGGTCAGCCCGCTCGCCAATTTGATCGCCGATGCCGAGGCCGTCGCGCTCAAGGTATTGACCTCTGGCCCGCAGGCTATCCGTATATTGAAGCACACGATCTTGAACGGCGGCGATAAGCCGATGCCACAGGCGCTCGAATTTGAAGCCGAGCAATTCTCACAGCTTTTCAGCGGCGCCGAGGCGCACGAAGGGCTGGCGGCGTTTCTTGAGAAGCGCCCGGCGAAGTTCTGA
- a CDS encoding nitrilase-related carbon-nitrogen hydrolase translates to MPAAHKRVICCNFAPLIAKGAANRRRILEWAARLADANAAPDVVVFPELALSGYLLESLVAECAMTESEITAFAAELATTGLAAETEFVIGLPLAERGEIFNAAVVLSGGAIQHIHRKLFLPTYGMFDEARYFNRGKTFATYEGQLGKTAVLICEDAWHAELAYAASIAEADAVIVISASPARGESGSNAFASTQRWRGRLQTFSESYGQIYVYCNRGGTEDGVLFDGSGFVLDHEANFIAAEEGGDDYSLFQLGDRSMRHAGFSGNSARQNDRALILKILSDI, encoded by the coding sequence ATGCCCGCAGCACATAAACGCGTCATTTGTTGTAACTTTGCGCCGCTCATCGCCAAGGGGGCGGCAAACCGCAGGCGTATTCTTGAATGGGCAGCGCGGCTCGCCGACGCGAACGCGGCACCCGATGTGGTTGTCTTTCCCGAACTTGCGCTCAGCGGCTATCTGCTCGAAAGCCTCGTCGCTGAGTGCGCAATGACTGAGAGCGAAATTACGGCTTTTGCCGCAGAGCTCGCGACGACCGGGCTTGCCGCAGAAACAGAATTTGTAATCGGACTGCCCCTCGCCGAACGCGGTGAAATTTTCAACGCTGCCGTCGTGCTCTCTGGCGGGGCGATTCAGCACATTCACCGCAAGCTTTTCTTACCGACCTACGGCATGTTCGATGAAGCCCGCTATTTCAACCGGGGCAAGACCTTCGCGACATACGAAGGCCAACTGGGAAAAACAGCCGTGCTGATCTGCGAAGATGCGTGGCACGCCGAACTCGCCTACGCGGCATCGATCGCTGAAGCCGATGCTGTCATTGTCATTTCTGCATCGCCGGCCCGGGGTGAAAGCGGTTCGAATGCCTTTGCGTCGACGCAGCGCTGGCGGGGCAGGCTGCAGACATTTTCAGAATCGTATGGCCAGATATACGTCTACTGCAACCGCGGTGGCACCGAAGACGGTGTTTTGTTCGATGGCTCAGGCTTTGTGCTCGACCACGAGGCGAATTTCATTGCAGCCGAAGAGGGCGGCGACGATTATTCTCTCTTTCAGCTCGGCGACAGATCGATGCGCCACGCGGGCTTTTCAGGCAATTCAGCCCGACAGAACGATCGTGCGCTGATTCTGAAGATTCTCTCAGATATCTGA
- a CDS encoding citrate/2-methylcitrate synthase produces the protein MSTDHHAGLEDIEVLESAICDINQKGLTFRGYDITELAAHSTFEETAYLLLNDQLPSQKELNDFRRELAAEYILPREITEHINHVPREAHPMAVLRTLISSLGLYDADAADNSGPALHRKSVRILAKIPAIVAAIARHRNAKSHVESNVDLSIAGNFLYCLTGKLPDAETERLLETTMILYAEHELNASTFAARITAATQADTYSCMVAAVSALQGNLHGGANQRATEMLLTIGSPANVPEYLAAKLKKKEIIMGFGHRVYKSGDPRVPVLRSLCKALSEKKNEKQIFDTAAAVEAEMLKQKKLHANVDYYSGLAYYLLGFSAEIYTCIFAMARAAGYLAHISEQLDENKLIRPRGVYTGKKGLKYQPLGSR, from the coding sequence ATGTCTACAGACCATCACGCGGGACTCGAAGACATCGAGGTACTCGAATCGGCGATCTGCGATATCAACCAGAAAGGCCTAACATTTCGCGGCTATGATATTACCGAACTTGCGGCGCATTCAACCTTTGAAGAAACCGCCTACCTGCTGCTCAATGACCAGCTGCCATCGCAAAAAGAGCTGAACGACTTTCGCCGTGAACTTGCCGCCGAATACATATTACCGCGCGAGATTACCGAGCACATCAACCATGTACCCCGCGAGGCGCATCCGATGGCGGTGCTGCGTACTCTCATTTCATCTCTGGGGCTCTACGATGCCGATGCAGCGGATAACTCGGGCCCTGCGTTGCACAGAAAATCGGTTCGCATTCTAGCGAAAATACCGGCGATTGTTGCCGCGATCGCCCGGCACCGCAACGCCAAAAGCCACGTCGAATCGAACGTCGACCTCAGTATCGCCGGCAATTTTCTCTATTGCCTCACGGGAAAATTGCCTGACGCCGAAACCGAACGTCTGCTCGAAACCACGATGATACTCTATGCCGAGCACGAACTCAACGCATCCACATTTGCCGCCCGAATTACCGCAGCGACGCAGGCAGATACGTATTCATGCATGGTCGCAGCAGTGAGCGCGCTGCAGGGCAATCTGCACGGCGGCGCAAACCAGCGGGCAACCGAAATGCTGCTGACGATTGGGTCGCCGGCCAACGTGCCCGAATACCTCGCCGCAAAACTCAAGAAAAAAGAAATCATTATGGGTTTCGGGCACCGCGTTTACAAAAGCGGCGACCCCCGGGTGCCGGTTTTGCGGTCGCTGTGCAAGGCGCTCAGCGAGAAGAAGAATGAAAAACAGATTTTCGACACCGCCGCGGCAGTCGAAGCAGAAATGCTTAAGCAGAAGAAACTGCACGCGAATGTCGACTATTACTCGGGTTTAGCCTATTACCTGCTCGGGTTCAGCGCCGAAATTTACACGTGCATCTTTGCCATGGCGCGCGCGGCAGGGTATCTGGCACACATCAGCGAACAGCTCGATGAAAATAAACTGATCAGACCCCGCGGCGTCTACACCGGAAAAAAGGGCCTCAAGTACCAACCGCTGGGTTCACGCTAA